Proteins encoded together in one Quercus lobata isolate SW786 chromosome 3, ValleyOak3.0 Primary Assembly, whole genome shotgun sequence window:
- the LOC115979749 gene encoding uncharacterized protein LOC115979749 codes for MGADEVSKLASSEEGRTSTDLAMEVQKHPSIEEVATFIIQSTDTWMTPIMSFLQDGHLPQNTEEARKIKKRAARFTILNDVLYKRGFSMPYLKCVDEEEAKYILEEVHGGICGDHAGSRSLVNKVVRVGYFWPTMQVDAVEIVRRYDKCQQYGNVQRLPVEKMTTIASPWPFA; via the coding sequence ATGGGAGCTGACGAAGTGTCAAAGCTAGCGTCATCAGAAGAAGGGAGGACTAGCACGGACCTGGCGATGGAGGTTCAGAAACACCCTAGTATCGAGGAAGTTGCAACATTCATCATCCAGAGCACTGATACCTGGATGACGCCCATAATGTCCTTCCTCCAGGACGGGCACCTACCTCAAAACACAGAAGAAGCCAGAAAGATCAAGAAGAGAGCAGCCAGGTTCACGATCTTGAATGACgtcttgtacaagagaggcttctctatgcctTACTTAAAGTGTGTCGACGAGGAAGAGGCCAAATACATCCTGGAGGAAGTACACGGAGGAATTTGTGGCGACCATGCCGGCTCTAGATCCCTGGTAAACAAGGTGGTAAGAGTAGGgtatttttggccaaccatgcaggtgGACGCTGTTGAGATTGTCAGGAGGTACGACAAATGCCAGCAATACGGGAATGTGCAAAGGCTTCCAGTAGAGAAAATGACGACTATAGCTTCCCCATGGCCATTCGCATAA